The proteins below are encoded in one region of Aestuariivirga litoralis:
- a CDS encoding ABC transporter permease, whose protein sequence is MKKFSFLSLLSSQSVLIALLLLILFGWLRYDNFLGLFNISTVLRYNSMFALVALGMCFVIMTGGIDLSVGSTAALGSVVSAILSPYGWLIGTAGGVAAGLAVGILNGVVIVNLRILPFIATLATMLAANGTALLLAHDESVSVSYDSSFTTLGQGDFVNLPIPALIAVAAYIIGSVVLNYTSTGRTVLAVGGNEDASRLMGLPVDRVKFLVYALSGGLSGLAGVILASQFGAGQPIEGVGWELFAIASVVVGGTLLTGGVGSVGATLAGVMLLGLIFNMLNFENGMGWISLSAYWQSVIRGLFLLAVVILQSRLVSKDPAATA, encoded by the coding sequence ATGAAAAAGTTTTCATTCCTCTCGCTGCTGTCCAGCCAAAGCGTTCTGATCGCGCTGCTGCTGCTCATCCTGTTTGGCTGGCTGCGCTATGATAACTTCCTCGGCCTGTTCAACATCTCGACAGTGCTGCGCTATAATTCAATGTTTGCTCTTGTTGCGCTGGGCATGTGCTTTGTGATCATGACCGGCGGCATTGACCTTTCGGTGGGCTCCACAGCTGCACTCGGCAGCGTGGTGTCTGCGATCCTCAGCCCTTATGGCTGGCTGATCGGCACGGCGGGCGGCGTGGCGGCGGGCTTGGCAGTCGGCATCCTGAATGGCGTGGTTATCGTGAATTTGCGCATCCTGCCCTTCATTGCCACGCTGGCCACCATGTTGGCGGCGAACGGCACGGCCTTGCTGTTGGCGCACGATGAATCAGTTTCGGTGTCCTATGACAGCAGCTTCACCACATTGGGCCAGGGCGATTTCGTCAATCTGCCGATCCCTGCCTTGATCGCTGTTGCCGCTTACATTATCGGCTCGGTCGTGTTGAATTATACCAGCACGGGCCGCACGGTTCTGGCGGTGGGTGGCAATGAAGATGCCAGCCGCCTGATGGGCCTGCCGGTCGACCGGGTGAAGTTCCTTGTTTACGCGTTGAGCGGAGGTCTTTCGGGCCTGGCCGGCGTGATCCTGGCTTCACAATTCGGTGCTGGCCAGCCGATCGAGGGCGTGGGCTGGGAGCTGTTTGCCATCGCCTCGGTGGTAGTGGGCGGTACTCTGCTCACCGGCGGTGTGGGCTCGGTGGGTGCCACGCTGGCGGGCGTGATGCTGCTTGGGTTGATCTTCAACATGCTGAACTTCGAGAATGGCATGGGCTGGATTTCACTCTCGGCCTATTGGCAATCGGTGATCCGCGGCCTGTTCCTGCTGGCGGTGGTAATCCTACAGTCGCGGCTGGTCTCGAAAGACCCGGCCGCTACGGCCTGA
- a CDS encoding ABC transporter ATP-binding protein, producing MTKTFLQLRGVEKRFSPTMLALDAIDLDIHEGEFLSLLGPSGCGKTTTLRVIGGFEEPTAGRLLLDGADITSLKPYARPVNTVFQDYALFPHMDVSANVAFGPSLRNVSGAETKKRVGEALERVGLSDKAKEPVQKLSGGQRQRVALARALICEPRLLLLDEPLSALDANLREQMRLELKRLQKQIGTTFLMVTHDQTEALSISDRIVVMNQGRIEQIADPATLYDKPASRFVASFIGTTNLLPVRVVSRSGNEIEVSLAGTHLRLPASAAVQGDQALLNVRPEDFALATTGPLAAAVESSTFLGRSLRVYARLEDGTRLVFDLDRSSQGENFAPGQTFNLALRPSAKINLISA from the coding sequence ATGACTAAGACTTTTCTGCAACTGCGCGGCGTAGAAAAGCGATTCAGCCCCACCATGCTGGCGCTCGATGCGATTGACCTTGATATCCATGAAGGTGAGTTCCTCAGCCTGCTGGGTCCTTCTGGCTGCGGCAAGACCACCACGCTGCGGGTGATTGGCGGTTTCGAGGAACCCACCGCCGGCCGCTTGCTGCTTGATGGTGCGGATATCACTTCGCTCAAGCCCTATGCGCGTCCGGTAAACACCGTGTTTCAGGATTACGCACTCTTCCCGCATATGGACGTCTCGGCGAATGTAGCCTTCGGGCCCTCGCTGCGAAATGTCTCAGGCGCTGAAACCAAAAAGCGCGTCGGCGAAGCGCTGGAGCGGGTAGGGCTGTCCGACAAGGCGAAGGAGCCGGTGCAAAAGCTGTCCGGCGGCCAGCGCCAGCGCGTGGCCTTGGCGCGCGCACTGATCTGCGAACCACGGCTGCTCTTGCTTGATGAACCGCTTTCAGCGCTCGATGCCAATCTGCGTGAACAGATGCGGCTAGAACTGAAGCGCCTGCAAAAGCAAATCGGCACCACCTTCCTGATGGTCACGCATGACCAGACGGAAGCTTTGTCGATCTCCGACCGTATCGTGGTGATGAACCAGGGCCGCATCGAACAGATCGCCGATCCAGCAACACTCTACGACAAGCCGGCCTCGCGCTTCGTGGCCAGCTTTATTGGCACCACCAACCTGCTGCCAGTGCGCGTCGTATCCCGGAGCGGCAATGAGATCGAAGTCAGCCTGGCAGGCACGCATCTGCGCCTTCCAGCTTCAGCTGCGGTGCAGGGCGATCAAGCGCTGTTGAATGTCCGCCCTGAAGACTTCGCGCTGGCCACAACTGGCCCACTCGCCGCCGCCGTAGAAAGCAGCACCTTCCTGGGCCGCAGCTTGCGTGTCTATGCCAGGCTGGAAGACGGCACGCGGCTGGTCTTCGATCTGGATCGCAGTTCACAAGGTGAAAACTTCGCACCGGGCCAGACGTTCAATCTGGCCCTGCGCCCTTCGGCAAAGATCAACCTGATCAGCGCGTGA
- a CDS encoding helix-turn-helix domain-containing protein: MTEVDATPTGLDEADLRLGRKVRALRLERNLSLAELAGKAGMSLGALSQIERGLSSLRVKVLWQLAAALEVEPTALIVDSDDDSNDLFCVRSTKRRRLPVQSEGIAKHLLSPPGAALTGMMVKIEPGGGTTSYAHTGHEFGIVTSGEVELVIDQIPYVLREGDSFAFKSTLLHSFRNEGAAAASIVWVNMQKVKPAKDD; encoded by the coding sequence ATGACAGAAGTGGATGCCACGCCAACGGGTCTGGATGAGGCCGATCTGCGCTTGGGTCGCAAAGTGAGGGCCCTGCGGCTTGAACGCAATCTCTCGCTGGCCGAACTGGCGGGCAAGGCGGGCATGTCACTGGGTGCACTTAGCCAGATTGAACGCGGCCTGTCTTCACTGCGCGTCAAGGTTCTGTGGCAACTGGCGGCTGCCCTTGAAGTCGAACCTACGGCACTGATCGTGGATAGTGATGATGACAGCAATGATTTATTCTGTGTGCGCAGCACCAAGCGCCGTCGCTTGCCAGTGCAGTCGGAAGGCATCGCCAAGCATCTGCTCTCGCCGCCGGGTGCTGCGCTCACCGGCATGATGGTGAAGATCGAACCGGGCGGCGGCACCACGTCCTACGCCCATACCGGTCATGAATTCGGCATCGTCACATCCGGTGAAGTGGAACTTGTAATCGACCAGATCCCCTATGTGCTGCGCGAAGGCGACAGCTTCGCCTTCAAGAGCACCTTGCTGCATTCCTTCCGCAATGAGGGCGCGGCCGCGGCCAGCATCGTCTGGGTGAATATGCAAAAAGTGAAGCCTGCCAAAGATGACTAA
- a CDS encoding ABC transporter substrate-binding protein produces MLQHLKSKRLRKTLAALACATAMLASSVAQSADKLTYFTWSGYEPPEFSPGYDKLHPEGFDAPTFGDDDDAFTKVKAGFHPDIAHPCYDKIARWNKEGLLQPIETAKIKNWDKIFPVFRNLPDLQAGDGKVWFVPWDWGNTSILYRTDLVKNPEASWNLLWNKDYAGKMATIDAVHDTPVVAALLSGVSPFDMDQAGMDKVAAKLREQRPLMSTYTTDMTSVEQNLASGALVAAMTWNASAVALKKQGVPVEFMKPKEGMLTWVCGFVMMKDTKKVDAAYDFINSRLEPEAGAKLINDYGYGASTSSAFASVKKEDLEKLQLPADPDVMLKSTIFTGPMKQSDELAKMFEKVKAGG; encoded by the coding sequence ATGTTGCAACACCTGAAATCGAAGCGTCTTCGCAAGACTCTTGCGGCGCTGGCCTGCGCCACGGCCATGCTGGCCTCTAGCGTGGCCCAATCAGCCGACAAGCTCACATACTTCACCTGGTCTGGATATGAACCGCCGGAATTCAGCCCCGGCTATGACAAGCTGCACCCCGAAGGTTTTGATGCACCCACTTTCGGCGATGATGATGATGCCTTCACCAAGGTGAAAGCTGGCTTCCATCCGGACATTGCTCATCCCTGCTATGACAAGATCGCGCGCTGGAACAAGGAAGGCCTGCTGCAGCCAATCGAAACCGCCAAGATCAAGAACTGGGACAAGATTTTCCCGGTGTTCCGCAATCTGCCGGATTTGCAGGCGGGCGACGGCAAAGTCTGGTTCGTGCCGTGGGATTGGGGTAACACCTCGATCCTCTATCGCACGGATTTGGTGAAGAACCCGGAAGCCAGCTGGAATCTGCTGTGGAACAAGGACTATGCCGGCAAGATGGCAACCATCGATGCAGTGCATGACACGCCGGTTGTGGCCGCCCTCCTTTCTGGCGTCAGCCCCTTCGATATGGACCAGGCAGGCATGGACAAGGTGGCAGCCAAGCTGCGCGAACAACGCCCGCTCATGTCCACCTACACGACCGATATGACCTCGGTGGAGCAGAACCTGGCCAGCGGCGCGCTGGTTGCCGCGATGACCTGGAATGCATCTGCCGTGGCGCTCAAGAAGCAGGGCGTGCCGGTGGAATTCATGAAACCGAAGGAAGGCATGCTCACCTGGGTGTGCGGCTTCGTGATGATGAAGGACACCAAGAAGGTTGATGCCGCCTATGACTTCATCAACAGCCGCTTGGAGCCGGAAGCCGGTGCCAAACTGATCAACGACTATGGCTATGGTGCATCTACATCCTCCGCTTTCGCCAGCGTGAAGAAAGAAGATCTGGAAAAGCTGCAGCTGCCGGCCGATCCCGACGTGATGTTGAAAAGCACAATCTTTACCGGCCCGATGAAGCAATCGGATGAACTGGCCAAGATGTTCGAAAAAGTGAAGGCCGGCGGCTGA
- a CDS encoding ABC transporter permease, translating to MKRFSWLGAYVALYLVFIYLPIALIPLFSFNDAVQAAFPLKGFTLAWYQNLWNNDALKSSLLTSVEVGAAAASIATLCGTSIAYAEIIGSSKLARLISGLARLPILIPGVIIGIALLIVVNIIALGPSRLAIVIGHVLVALPTTVMVLRGRFASIPRTIAEAAQDLGAKDATVFFRIMLPLALSAIASAFLLAFLTSFDEFIVAFFLSGTEPTLPLYIWSQLRFPKSLPMVMALGSSVLALSIIIVAISEILRRKDRSLALTTSH from the coding sequence ATGAAGCGCTTCAGCTGGCTCGGCGCCTATGTGGCGCTCTATCTCGTCTTCATTTATCTGCCGATCGCGTTGATCCCGCTGTTCTCTTTCAACGATGCGGTGCAGGCGGCCTTTCCGCTCAAGGGCTTCACGCTCGCCTGGTATCAAAACCTCTGGAACAATGATGCGCTGAAATCATCCTTGCTCACCAGCGTGGAAGTGGGTGCCGCCGCTGCTTCAATCGCCACACTCTGCGGCACCAGCATTGCTTACGCGGAAATCATCGGCAGCTCCAAACTCGCGCGCTTGATCTCCGGCCTTGCGCGCCTGCCCATTCTCATCCCCGGCGTGATCATCGGCATTGCGCTGTTGATCGTGGTCAACATCATCGCCCTTGGCCCGTCGCGCCTGGCCATCGTGATCGGCCATGTGCTGGTGGCGCTGCCCACCACGGTGATGGTGCTGCGTGGCCGCTTTGCCTCCATCCCGCGCACTATAGCCGAAGCCGCGCAAGATCTGGGTGCCAAGGACGCAACGGTGTTCTTCCGCATCATGTTGCCGCTGGCGCTGTCGGCCATTGCCTCGGCCTTCCTGCTGGCCTTCCTCACTTCGTTTGATGAATTCATCGTGGCCTTCTTCCTCTCCGGCACTGAACCCACGTTGCCGCTTTACATATGGAGCCAGCTGCGCTTCCCGAAATCCCTGCCGATGGTCATGGCGCTGGGCAGCTCGGTTCTAGCGCTGTCCATCATCATCGTCGCCATTTCCGAAATTCTGCGCCGCAAGGACCGCAGCCTTGCACTCACCACTTCACATTAG
- a CDS encoding ABC transporter permease → MASSTASAMRPTGFSAAMLAPGLLVTCLFILAALGLLVFLAFRHNDGSLLGSGLTIENFITLATDPLYIRIILRSLLIAGVVTCVTVITAYPVAYYLSFHAGKHRRLILFLVTLPFWTSYLLRVFAWKIVLAFNGVLNSALLGGGLVSEPTTLFINTPYAVVVTLAHAYAPFAILPILVSLDVIPRNLLEAAADLGAKPFTALLRVTIPNSMPGVLAGAVVVFVPTVGDYVTPALVGGPDSTMIGSLIQAQFGKAQDWPFGSALAVLVMLTVLLVMLLARRASKSWSAA, encoded by the coding sequence ATGGCGTCATCCACCGCCAGCGCGATGCGACCGACCGGCTTCAGCGCCGCGATGCTGGCACCTGGACTTTTGGTCACCTGCCTGTTTATTCTCGCCGCGCTGGGCCTGCTGGTCTTCTTGGCCTTCCGCCACAATGATGGCTCGCTGCTGGGCAGCGGGCTCACAATTGAAAACTTCATCACGCTGGCCACCGATCCGCTTTACATCCGCATCATTCTGCGCTCGCTGCTGATCGCCGGTGTGGTCACCTGCGTCACCGTGATCACCGCCTATCCGGTGGCCTATTACCTGTCTTTCCATGCCGGCAAGCACCGGCGGCTGATCCTGTTTCTTGTTACGCTGCCGTTCTGGACGTCGTATCTCCTGCGCGTCTTCGCCTGGAAAATCGTGCTGGCCTTTAACGGCGTGTTGAACTCCGCACTGCTCGGGGGTGGCCTGGTCAGCGAACCGACAACGCTGTTCATCAACACGCCCTATGCCGTGGTGGTGACTTTGGCGCATGCCTATGCGCCCTTTGCCATCCTGCCCATTCTGGTCTCGCTCGATGTGATCCCACGCAACCTTTTGGAGGCAGCGGCTGATCTCGGCGCAAAGCCATTCACAGCCCTGCTGCGCGTCACCATCCCCAATTCCATGCCCGGCGTTCTGGCGGGCGCTGTTGTGGTCTTCGTGCCGACCGTGGGTGACTATGTGACGCCTGCACTTGTGGGCGGGCCGGACAGCACCATGATAGGCTCGCTCATCCAGGCGCAATTCGGCAAGGCGCAGGATTGGCCGTTTGGTTCGGCACTCGCCGTGCTGGTGATGCTGACGGTGCTACTGGTCATGCTTCTGGCCCGCCGCGCCAGCAAATCATGGAGTGCGGCATGA
- a CDS encoding cyclase family protein, with protein sequence MKTAVWTGDESDYDLVDLTHVLRDGIPFWPTHPKFKMEQVSFLEKGDDASLHSVCLSEHTGTHFDAPSHFILGGASITQIPVEKFFGRLAKIDAEHAAPDSTIPAQAILDFEAAHGALEKGDAVVISYGWHKLWEKKERFLKDWPGLSEDAAQLLISRGVRLVATDCLSMDHFTSAKFPAHVALLGAGILIGENFAHLDKLPVWSFLTALPLPIENGTGSPVRAVAFVPKG encoded by the coding sequence ATGAAAACTGCGGTCTGGACAGGCGATGAAAGCGATTACGATCTGGTGGATCTGACGCATGTGCTGCGCGACGGCATTCCATTCTGGCCCACCCATCCGAAATTCAAGATGGAGCAAGTGTCATTCCTTGAGAAGGGCGATGACGCCAGCCTTCACTCGGTTTGCCTGAGCGAACATACCGGCACGCATTTTGATGCGCCGTCGCATTTCATTCTGGGCGGCGCTTCAATCACGCAGATTCCAGTCGAGAAATTTTTCGGCCGACTAGCCAAGATCGATGCGGAACATGCCGCACCCGACAGCACCATTCCGGCGCAAGCGATCCTCGATTTCGAGGCAGCGCATGGCGCGCTCGAAAAGGGAGACGCGGTGGTGATTTCCTATGGCTGGCACAAGCTATGGGAAAAGAAAGAGCGGTTCCTGAAGGACTGGCCCGGCCTTTCGGAAGATGCGGCGCAGCTGTTGATTTCACGCGGCGTGCGGCTGGTTGCTACCGATTGCCTGTCGATGGATCATTTCACCTCAGCCAAATTTCCGGCGCATGTAGCGCTGCTGGGTGCGGGCATTTTGATCGGAGAGAATTTCGCGCATCTGGACAAGCTGCCGGTGTGGAGCTTCCTCACCGCCCTGCCCTTGCCGATTGAGAATGGCACGGGCTCTCCGGTGCGTGCCGTGGCCTTTGTGCCGAAAGGTTAG
- the cysW gene encoding sulfate ABC transporter permease subunit CysW produces the protein MPRRDPIGESVFTRIILIGIALLFLVLILFMPLAIVFAEALKKGLATYLTALGDPETRAALKLTLLVAGIAVPLNAAFGLCAAWVTTKYEFRGKNLLLSLIDLPFSVSPVISGLIYVLVFGAHGWFGPWLRAHGVEVIFAVPGIVLATTFVTFPFVARELIPLMQAQGSEEEEASLSLGASGFHTFWNVTLPNIKWALLYGVLLCNARAMGEFGAVSVVSGHIRGLTNTLPLQIEILYNEYNFAAAFAVATLLAALALVTLLLKSILEWRYAGELAAAHKNRGTA, from the coding sequence ATGCCCAGGCGTGATCCCATCGGCGAAAGCGTTTTCACCCGCATCATCCTGATCGGCATTGCCTTGCTGTTTCTGGTCCTGATCCTGTTCATGCCGCTGGCGATTGTTTTCGCGGAGGCATTGAAGAAGGGCTTGGCCACCTACCTCACCGCACTGGGCGATCCCGAAACCCGCGCTGCTCTAAAGCTCACGCTTCTCGTCGCGGGCATTGCCGTGCCGCTCAATGCCGCCTTTGGCCTGTGCGCGGCTTGGGTCACCACCAAATATGAATTCCGCGGCAAAAACCTGCTGCTCAGCTTGATCGATCTGCCCTTCTCCGTTTCACCGGTGATTTCGGGCCTGATCTATGTGCTCGTTTTTGGCGCGCATGGCTGGTTTGGCCCGTGGCTGCGCGCGCATGGCGTAGAGGTGATCTTTGCTGTGCCGGGCATTGTGCTGGCCACCACTTTCGTGACCTTTCCTTTCGTCGCCCGCGAGCTCATTCCGTTGATGCAGGCGCAAGGATCCGAGGAAGAAGAAGCCAGCCTGTCGCTCGGCGCTTCGGGTTTTCATACGTTCTGGAATGTCACGCTGCCCAACATCAAATGGGCACTGCTCTATGGCGTACTGCTGTGCAATGCGCGTGCGATGGGCGAATTCGGCGCAGTGTCTGTTGTCTCCGGCCATATCCGCGGCCTGACCAATACGCTGCCGCTGCAGATCGAGATTCTCTACAACGAATACAACTTTGCAGCTGCCTTTGCGGTTGCAACTTTGTTGGCAGCCTTGGCGCTCGTCACGCTTCTTCTCAAATCAATTCTGGAATGGCGTTACGCTGGTGAGCTGGCCGCCGCACATAAAAATCGAGGAACTGCATAA
- the cysT gene encoding sulfate ABC transporter permease subunit CysT: MSLALPSLRFRQASVIPGFGVTLGFTLLALGIIVLIPLAALVLKASEVGPVDFWRLATSPRTLAALRLSFGAAAVAALVDGVFGLLIAWVLVRYEFPGRKLLDSAIDLPFALPTAVAGIALSALYAPNGWIGSIADKMGYKIAYTPYGVTLALIFIGLPFVVRAVEPVLAEAERDVEEAAALLGASRLRSITHVVLPSIYPALLTGTALAFARAVGEYGSVIFIAGNIPMVSEIAPLLIVIKLEEFDYGGATVIAVVMLAISLAILLLVNRLQASLRRRDAQA, from the coding sequence ATGTCCCTGGCGCTGCCCTCCCTGCGCTTTAGGCAAGCCAGCGTCATCCCGGGCTTCGGGGTGACGCTGGGCTTCACGCTTTTGGCGCTCGGCATCATCGTATTGATTCCATTGGCTGCTTTGGTGCTAAAGGCATCCGAAGTCGGCCCCGTGGATTTCTGGCGCCTGGCCACCAGCCCCCGCACGCTCGCCGCTTTGCGCCTGTCCTTCGGCGCGGCCGCGGTTGCCGCTCTGGTGGATGGCGTCTTCGGCCTGCTCATCGCCTGGGTTCTGGTGCGATACGAATTTCCCGGCAGAAAATTGCTGGATTCCGCGATTGATCTGCCCTTCGCGCTGCCCACGGCCGTGGCCGGCATCGCGCTCTCTGCGCTCTATGCGCCCAATGGCTGGATCGGCTCGATCGCCGACAAGATGGGCTACAAGATCGCCTACACGCCCTATGGCGTCACGCTAGCATTGATTTTCATCGGCTTGCCCTTTGTCGTGCGCGCGGTTGAACCTGTGCTGGCAGAAGCCGAACGTGATGTGGAAGAAGCCGCTGCCCTTCTCGGTGCCAGCCGATTGCGCAGCATTACCCATGTGGTGCTGCCGAGTATTTATCCTGCGCTACTGACAGGCACCGCATTGGCCTTTGCCCGCGCCGTAGGCGAATACGGCTCGGTGATTTTCATCGCGGGCAATATCCCCATGGTGTCTGAAATCGCGCCGCTGCTCATCGTGATCAAGCTGGAAGAATTTGATTATGGCGGCGCCACGGTGATTGCCGTTGTCATGCTTGCCATTTCTCTTGCCATCCTTCTGCTCGTCAACCGCCTCCAAGCCAGCTTGCGGAGGCGTGATGCCCAGGCGTGA
- a CDS encoding sulfate ABC transporter substrate-binding protein: MKHFNLRNAGAIAAVALTIGSGSAISRADTTLLNVSYDPTRELYKAINESFAADYKAKTGENVIINQSHGGSGKQARAVIDGLKADVVTLALAGDIDAIASKSKLLPADWATKLPHNSTPFTSTIVFLVKKGNPKEIKDWGDLAKPGIGVITPNPKTSGGARWNFLAAWAWGLKANNGDESKTKDYIAAVYKNAPVLDTGARGSTTTFAERGIGDVLLAWETDAYLALDEFGKDKFDIVYPSISINAETPVAVIEENAKANGTEKQAKAYIDYLFSPPAQKIAAHLHYRPTDASAADPADLAQLPKIDLVSIDKDFGGWKKAGETFFADGAIFDQIYKPTN; encoded by the coding sequence ATGAAACACTTCAATCTCCGCAATGCCGGCGCCATCGCCGCCGTCGCGCTAACCATCGGATCTGGCTCGGCAATTTCGCGTGCAGACACCACGCTGCTGAATGTTTCCTATGATCCCACCCGCGAGCTCTACAAGGCCATCAACGAAAGCTTCGCCGCTGATTACAAGGCTAAGACGGGCGAGAATGTCATTATCAATCAGTCACATGGCGGCTCGGGTAAACAGGCCCGCGCGGTGATTGACGGCCTGAAGGCTGACGTTGTCACCCTCGCTCTGGCCGGCGACATCGACGCAATTGCCAGCAAAAGCAAGCTCTTGCCCGCAGATTGGGCGACCAAGCTGCCGCACAATTCCACCCCCTTCACCTCCACCATCGTTTTCCTGGTGAAGAAGGGAAATCCCAAGGAAATCAAGGACTGGGGCGATCTCGCCAAGCCTGGAATCGGCGTCATCACGCCCAACCCGAAAACCTCCGGCGGCGCCCGCTGGAATTTCCTCGCCGCATGGGCTTGGGGCCTGAAAGCAAATAACGGCGATGAATCAAAGACTAAAGACTATATCGCCGCAGTATACAAAAACGCCCCCGTGCTCGACACTGGCGCCCGCGGCTCCACCACCACCTTCGCAGAACGCGGCATTGGCGACGTACTTCTCGCTTGGGAAACAGATGCTTACTTGGCACTCGATGAATTCGGCAAAGACAAGTTCGACATTGTCTATCCGTCGATCTCGATCAATGCCGAAACCCCGGTCGCTGTGATAGAAGAAAACGCCAAGGCCAACGGCACCGAGAAGCAGGCAAAGGCCTATATTGATTACCTTTTCTCTCCTCCGGCGCAGAAGATTGCAGCCCATCTGCACTACCGCCCGACCGATGCGTCAGCCGCTGATCCGGCCGATCTCGCGCAGCTTCCCAAAATCGATCTTGTCTCCATCGACAAGGATTTCGGTGGCTGGAAAAAAGCCGGCGAAACCTTCTTCGCCGACGGCGCGATCTTCGATCAGATTTATAAGCCGACCAACTAA
- a CDS encoding RrF2 family transcriptional regulator: protein MISQRARYAFKAMVALARVQGGKGLQIKELATQEQLPRKFLEQILLALKSAGYISSRRGRDGGYNLLKPADLIYIGPMLRAIDGPIAPLPCLSRTAYKRCDDCKTESKCEVRLAFAKAYGDYLSALETTSLAQVLYQSDGLLPPN, encoded by the coding sequence ATGATTTCTCAGCGCGCCCGATATGCTTTCAAGGCCATGGTGGCCCTGGCCCGCGTGCAAGGCGGCAAGGGCCTGCAGATCAAGGAACTGGCCACCCAGGAACAGCTGCCGCGCAAATTCCTCGAGCAGATCCTGCTGGCGCTGAAATCCGCCGGCTATATCTCGTCCCGCCGTGGCCGCGATGGCGGTTACAATCTCCTGAAGCCGGCCGATCTCATTTATATTGGCCCCATGCTGCGCGCCATTGATGGCCCGATTGCGCCTTTGCCTTGTCTGTCGCGCACGGCTTACAAGCGCTGCGATGATTGCAAGACGGAATCCAAATGCGAGGTCCGCCTCGCCTTTGCCAAGGCCTATGGAGATTATTTGTCCGCCTTGGAAACCACCTCGCTGGCTCAGGTGTTGTACCAATCGGATGGCTTGCTGCCGCCGAATTGA
- the gcvA gene encoding transcriptional regulator GcvA — protein MKRTLPPLNALRAFESAARNVSVSLAAAELGVSPAAISHQIRLFEDFIGLPVLERSGRGIALTDAGRAALLPIQAGFAQFHNAMDAIDALGETGTLNVSVAPSFAAKWLLPRLRDFEALYPQIDVNVSASVQLVDFTRDSVDIAIRYGGGSYPELHAERLLSESVYAVCSPALLKNGRPLKSLADLAGQTLLHDDSPDNDPSCPGWDHWLRAAGRTEIDFTRGPRFNQASLVLEAAILGRGIALAKSTLAEADIKAGRLVRLFSTEVPVTFAYYVVAPKSKLNLPKVSFFRDWLRSQVESSGAEKPPVYKAEFNHVAA, from the coding sequence ATGAAACGAACCCTTCCGCCCTTGAACGCGCTGCGCGCCTTTGAAAGCGCGGCCCGCAATGTCAGCGTTTCGCTGGCGGCGGCAGAACTTGGCGTCTCCCCGGCGGCCATCAGCCACCAGATCCGCCTGTTTGAGGATTTCATCGGTCTGCCCGTTCTGGAACGATCCGGCCGTGGCATTGCTCTTACCGATGCAGGCCGCGCCGCCCTGCTGCCCATTCAGGCGGGCTTTGCCCAGTTCCATAACGCCATGGACGCGATTGACGCGCTAGGCGAAACCGGCACGTTGAATGTCAGCGTAGCACCATCCTTCGCCGCCAAATGGCTGCTGCCACGCTTGCGCGATTTCGAGGCGCTTTACCCGCAGATCGATGTGAATGTTTCGGCCTCGGTGCAACTGGTCGATTTCACCCGCGACAGCGTGGACATCGCGATTCGCTATGGCGGCGGTTCCTACCCCGAATTGCATGCCGAGCGCCTGCTGTCGGAATCGGTCTATGCGGTCTGCAGCCCTGCCTTGCTGAAGAATGGTCGCCCGCTGAAAAGCCTGGCCGATCTTGCCGGCCAAACCCTGCTGCATGATGACAGCCCGGATAATGATCCATCCTGCCCCGGTTGGGATCACTGGCTGCGCGCCGCTGGCCGCACGGAGATTGATTTCACCCGTGGCCCGCGCTTCAATCAGGCCAGCCTGGTGCTGGAGGCTGCAATTCTAGGCCGCGGCATCGCCCTCGCCAAATCCACTCTGGCCGAGGCTGACATCAAAGCTGGCCGCCTGGTGCGTTTGTTCTCCACCGAAGTGCCGGTCACCTTCGCCTATTATGTCGTGGCGCCGAAATCCAAATTGAACCTGCCGAAAGTGTCGTTCTTCCGCGATTGGCTGCGCTCACAGGTCGAATCGAGCGGAGCTGAAAAGCCTCCAGTTTATAAGGCTGAATTCAATCATGTTGCGGCCTGA